Proteins from one Paraburkholderia sp. BL10I2N1 genomic window:
- the thrS gene encoding threonine--tRNA ligase has product MVSIRLPDGSVRQYDHPVTVAEVAASIGAGLAKAALGGKVDGELVDTSTVIDRDASLAIVTDKDAVGLDIIRHSTAHLLAYAVKDLYPEAQVTIGPVIDNGFYYDFAYSRPFTPEDLEKIEKRMQELAKKDEPVSRRVVSRDEAVEYFKSIGEKYKAEIIESIPASDEIKLYSHGGFTDLCRGPHVPSTGKLKVFKLMKVAGAYWRGDSKNEQLQRIYGTAWTKKEDQEAYLRMLEEAEKRDHRKLGKQLDMFHMQDESPGMVFWHPRGWTLWQQVEQYMRRRVNDAGYLEIKTPMIMDRSLWEASGHWQNYRENMFTTESEKRDYAIKPMNCPGHVQVFNHGLRSYRDLPLRYAEFGSCHRNEASGALHGLMRVRGFVQDDAHIFCTEDQFISESIAFNTLAMSVYKDFGFENVDIKLSLRPDARAGTDETWDRAEQGLREALTACGVTWDELPGEGAFYGPKVEYHIKDALGRSWQCGTLQLDMVLPERLGAEYVAEDNSRRRPIMLHRAIVGSMERFLGILIEHHAGAMPSWLAPMQVVVMNIAESQADYAQSLSQSLQKQGVRVEADLRNEKISYKIREHTLEKVPYLLVVGDKERDAQTVAVRARGGVDLGVMPVDAFIERLHQDVQSFK; this is encoded by the coding sequence ATGGTTTCGATTCGTCTGCCCGATGGTTCTGTTCGACAGTACGATCATCCGGTGACCGTCGCCGAAGTGGCGGCCTCGATTGGTGCGGGTCTCGCGAAAGCAGCCCTCGGCGGCAAGGTCGACGGCGAACTGGTCGATACGTCTACGGTGATCGATCGCGACGCATCGCTTGCGATCGTCACCGACAAGGACGCTGTTGGTCTCGACATCATTCGCCACTCGACGGCCCACCTGCTGGCGTACGCGGTGAAAGACCTCTACCCGGAAGCACAGGTTACGATCGGACCGGTTATCGATAACGGCTTCTACTACGACTTCGCTTACAGCCGTCCTTTCACGCCCGAAGATCTCGAGAAGATCGAAAAGCGCATGCAGGAGCTCGCGAAGAAAGATGAGCCGGTGTCGCGTCGCGTGGTGTCGCGCGACGAAGCCGTCGAATACTTCAAGAGCATCGGTGAGAAGTACAAGGCCGAGATCATCGAATCGATCCCCGCTAGCGATGAAATCAAGCTGTACTCGCACGGCGGTTTTACGGATCTTTGCCGTGGTCCGCACGTGCCGTCGACGGGGAAGCTGAAGGTTTTCAAGCTCATGAAGGTCGCGGGCGCGTACTGGCGCGGCGATTCGAAGAACGAGCAGCTGCAGCGTATCTACGGTACGGCCTGGACGAAGAAGGAAGACCAGGAGGCGTATCTGCGCATGCTCGAGGAAGCGGAAAAGCGCGATCACCGCAAGCTTGGCAAGCAGCTCGACATGTTTCACATGCAGGACGAGTCGCCGGGCATGGTGTTCTGGCACCCGCGTGGCTGGACGTTGTGGCAGCAGGTCGAGCAATACATGCGTCGCCGAGTGAATGACGCCGGCTATCTCGAAATCAAGACGCCGATGATCATGGATCGCTCGCTGTGGGAAGCGTCCGGTCACTGGCAGAACTATCGTGAAAACATGTTCACGACGGAATCGGAAAAGCGCGACTACGCGATCAAGCCGATGAATTGCCCGGGTCACGTGCAGGTGTTCAATCACGGCCTTCGTTCGTATCGCGACCTGCCGCTGCGGTACGCGGAGTTCGGTTCGTGCCACCGCAATGAGGCATCGGGCGCGTTGCATGGCCTGATGCGCGTGCGCGGCTTCGTGCAGGACGACGCGCACATTTTCTGTACCGAAGACCAGTTCATTAGCGAGTCGATTGCGTTCAATACGCTGGCGATGAGCGTGTACAAGGACTTCGGTTTTGAGAACGTTGACATCAAGCTGTCGCTGCGCCCTGACGCGCGCGCCGGCACCGACGAAACATGGGATCGCGCGGAGCAGGGTCTGCGCGAAGCCCTGACGGCGTGCGGCGTGACGTGGGACGAACTGCCAGGCGAGGGCGCTTTCTATGGCCCGAAGGTCGAATATCACATCAAGGACGCCCTCGGTCGCTCGTGGCAATGCGGTACGCTGCAACTCGACATGGTGCTACCGGAGCGGCTCGGCGCCGAATACGTGGCGGAAGACAACAGCCGTCGCCGGCCGATCATGCTGCACCGGGCAATCGTCGGATCAATGGAACGTTTCCTCGGGATTCTCATCGAGCACCATGCTGGTGCAATGCCGTCGTGGCTCGCTCCGATGCAGGTTGTGGTGATGAATATCGCCGAGAGTCAGGCCGACTATGCACAATCTCTCTCCCAATCGTTGCAAAAACAAGGGGTTAGAGTGGAGGCTGATTTGCGCAACGAGAAAATTAGCTATAAAATACGGGAGCACACGCTGGAAAAGGTCCCGTATCTGCTGGTTGTCGGCGACAAGGAGCGTGATGCGCAAACGGTAGCCGTGCGTGCCCGTGGTGGTGTCGATCTAGGTGTAATGCCAGTCGATGCCTTCATTGAGCGTCTGCATCAGGACGTGCAGTCGTTCAAGTAA
- the infC gene encoding translation initiation factor IF-3 yields MATDKSSHRINGEITAPEVRLVGVENEPLGIVKLADAFRMSEQQDVDLVEIAPQAVPPVCRLMDYGKFKYQEAKKQHEAKLKQKVIQVKEVKFRPGTDDGDYNVKLRNLIRFLEDGDKTKITLRFRGREMAHQEIGMRMLERLRTDLDEVGAVEQMPKMEGRQMIMVLGPKKKK; encoded by the coding sequence ATCGCTACTGATAAGTCGTCGCATCGCATCAACGGTGAAATTACTGCGCCTGAGGTGCGTCTGGTCGGAGTCGAGAACGAACCGCTCGGCATCGTAAAACTCGCCGATGCTTTCCGCATGTCGGAACAGCAAGACGTGGATCTGGTTGAAATCGCCCCGCAGGCGGTCCCGCCGGTTTGCCGCTTGATGGATTACGGCAAGTTCAAGTACCAGGAAGCGAAAAAGCAGCACGAGGCCAAGCTCAAGCAGAAGGTCATCCAGGTTAAGGAAGTCAAATTCCGCCCGGGTACCGATGACGGCGATTACAACGTCAAACTGCGCAACCTGATTCGCTTCCTCGAAGACGGCGACAAGACAAAAATCACGTTGCGTTTCCGCGGCCGCGAAATGGCTCACCAGGAAATTGGTATGCGCATGCTCGAACGTCTGCGCACAGACCTGGATGAAGTCGGCGCGGTCGAGCAGATGCCGAAAATGGAAGGGCGCCAGATGATCATGGTGCTGGGCCCAAAGAAGAAGAAGTAA
- the rpmI gene encoding 50S ribosomal protein L35 encodes MPKMKTKKSAAKRFVVRPGGTVKRGQAFKRHILTKKTTKNKRHLRGSTAVHDSDLNSVRAMLPFA; translated from the coding sequence ATGCCTAAGATGAAGACCAAGAAGAGTGCTGCAAAGCGCTTCGTGGTGCGTCCGGGTGGTACCGTCAAGCGCGGTCAAGCCTTCAAGCGCCACATTCTTACCAAGAAGACCACCAAGAACAAGCGTCACCTGCGCGGTTCCACGGCAGTTCATGATTCCGATCTGAACTCCGTCCGTGCGATGCTGCCGTTCGCCTAA
- the rplT gene encoding 50S ribosomal protein L20, which produces MPRVKRGVTARARHKKIIKLAKGYRGRRNNVYRIAKQAVMRAGQYAYRDRRNKKRVFRALWITRINAAVRQHDMTYSVFINGLKKASIELDRKVLADMAVFDKAAFAAIVQQVKAAVAA; this is translated from the coding sequence ATGCCTCGAGTAAAACGTGGGGTTACCGCACGGGCCCGCCACAAGAAGATCATCAAGCTGGCCAAGGGTTACCGCGGCCGTCGTAATAATGTCTATCGCATCGCCAAGCAGGCGGTCATGCGCGCAGGCCAGTACGCCTACCGCGATCGCCGCAACAAGAAGCGTGTGTTCCGCGCATTGTGGATCACGCGTATCAACGCGGCGGTGCGCCAGCACGACATGACATACAGCGTGTTCATCAATGGCCTGAAGAAGGCTTCGATCGAACTCGACCGCAAGGTGCTGGCCGACATGGCTGTGTTCGACAAGGCCGCTTTTGCTGCGATCGTTCAGCAGGTGAAAGCCGCCGTTGCAGCCTGA
- the pheS gene encoding phenylalanine--tRNA ligase subunit alpha has product MDLDQIVADAQKAFEHASDITTLENEKARFLGKSGALTELLKGLGKLDPEARKTEGARINVAKQQVEAALTARRRALAEALLNQRLAAEAIDVTLPSRGVGAGSLHPVMRTWERVEQIFRTIGFDVADGPEIETDWYNFTALNSPENHPARSMQDTFYIDGKDADGRQLLLRTHTSPMQVRYARTNTPPIKVIVPGRTYRVDSDATHSPMFNQVEGLWIDENISFADLKGVYTDFLKKFFERDDILVRFRPSYFPFTEPSAEIDMMFEQGKNAGKWLEISGSGQVHPTVIRNMGLDPERYIGFAFGSGLERLTMLRYGVQDLRLFFENDLRFLRQFA; this is encoded by the coding sequence ATGGATCTGGACCAGATTGTCGCCGACGCGCAAAAAGCCTTCGAACACGCCTCTGACATCACGACGTTAGAAAACGAGAAAGCCCGTTTTCTCGGCAAGTCGGGTGCGCTGACCGAACTGTTGAAGGGCCTTGGCAAGCTCGATCCCGAGGCTCGCAAGACTGAAGGCGCACGTATCAATGTCGCCAAGCAGCAAGTGGAAGCCGCACTTACGGCGCGTCGCCGGGCGCTGGCCGAGGCGCTGCTGAATCAGCGCCTCGCCGCCGAAGCCATCGACGTCACGTTGCCCAGTCGCGGGGTCGGAGCAGGCAGCTTGCATCCGGTCATGCGCACATGGGAACGTGTCGAACAGATTTTCCGTACGATCGGATTCGACGTAGCCGACGGCCCCGAAATTGAAACCGACTGGTATAACTTCACCGCACTGAATAGCCCGGAAAATCATCCGGCCCGTTCGATGCAGGACACCTTCTACATCGACGGTAAGGATGCGGACGGCCGTCAGCTTTTGCTGCGCACGCACACGAGCCCGATGCAGGTGCGCTACGCCCGCACCAACACACCGCCGATCAAGGTTATCGTGCCGGGCCGCACCTACCGTGTCGACAGCGATGCTACCCACTCGCCGATGTTCAACCAGGTTGAAGGCCTGTGGATTGACGAGAACATCAGCTTCGCAGACCTGAAGGGCGTCTACACCGACTTCCTCAAGAAATTTTTCGAGCGCGACGACATACTCGTGCGCTTCCGCCCATCTTATTTTCCGTTCACCGAACCGTCGGCCGAAATCGACATGATGTTCGAGCAGGGCAAGAACGCGGGCAAATGGCTCGAGATTTCCGGCTCTGGCCAGGTTCACCCGACAGTGATCCGTAACATGGGCCTCGATCCTGAACGGTATATCGGCTTTGCATTCGGCAGCGGCCTGGAGCGGCTGACAATGCTGCGTTACGGCGTGCAGGACCTGCGTCTGTTCTTCGAAAACGACCTTCGTTTCCTGCGGCAATTCGCATAA
- the pheT gene encoding phenylalanine--tRNA ligase subunit beta, giving the protein MLFPESWLRSFADPKMTTDELSHALTMAGLEVEGLSPAAPPTSKVVVGRVLEVVKHPDADKLNVCQVDAGTGATLNIVCGAPNVAPGIKVPVALVGAKLPPAEEGGASFEIKLSKLRGVESQGMLCSARELKLSEDHSGLLILPEDTPIGQDIRETLNLDDTIFEIKLTPNKADCLSVFGVARETSAITGAPLRPLEIKPVAVKLNETLPVRISAPDLCGRFSGRVIRGVNAHAKTPQWMVERLERSGQRSISALVDISNYVMLELGRPSHVFDLDKIHGGIDVRWGRRGETLKLLNGNTVQLDETVGVIADDQHVESLAGIMGGDSTAVTLDTTNIYLEAAFWWPDSIRGRARKYNFSTDAAHRFERGVDYSTTVEHIERISQLILDICGGEAGPVDDQIVNIPQRASVKMRVARANRIIGVTINADEIAEIFTRLGLEFERDGEMFSVTPPSYRFDIEIEEDLIEEVARIYGFERIPARPPVATSEMRRTNETQRSIHEIRHALAARDYAETVNFSFVDAEWEQDFAGNDNPVRLLNPIASQMSVMRTTLFGSLISVLRSNLNRRADRVRVFEAGRVFLCDPSIKAGELTVEGFAQPKMVGGLAYGPALDEQWGAPSRAVDFFDVKGDLEALFAPAVARFVKTGHPALHPGRSARVELHGRAVGWIGELHPRWMQKYDLPNAPILFEIEADALMQRALPSPTEVSKFPPVRRDIAVVVDQKIEVQAILDEIQKALSEDACKTIQRVALFDEFRPKSNTSGGLAPNEKSLAFRVTLQDTGGTLQDETVDLAIKTLVDRLARVYGARLRG; this is encoded by the coding sequence ATGCTATTCCCTGAATCCTGGCTGAGAAGCTTTGCTGATCCGAAGATGACGACGGACGAACTGTCGCACGCATTGACGATGGCGGGCCTCGAAGTCGAAGGGCTGAGCCCAGCGGCGCCGCCCACGTCGAAGGTCGTGGTTGGCCGTGTGCTCGAAGTGGTCAAGCACCCGGACGCCGACAAGCTCAATGTGTGTCAGGTCGACGCGGGCACAGGCGCCACGCTCAATATCGTCTGCGGCGCGCCGAATGTCGCGCCGGGCATCAAGGTGCCGGTTGCGCTGGTTGGCGCAAAGCTGCCGCCGGCCGAAGAGGGAGGTGCATCGTTCGAGATCAAGCTGTCGAAGCTGCGCGGCGTCGAGAGCCAGGGCATGCTGTGCTCGGCGCGCGAACTGAAGCTGTCGGAGGATCATAGCGGCCTCCTGATTCTGCCGGAAGATACGCCGATCGGTCAGGATATCCGCGAGACGCTCAATCTCGACGATACGATCTTCGAAATCAAGCTGACGCCGAACAAGGCGGATTGTCTGTCGGTGTTCGGTGTTGCGCGCGAAACGTCCGCGATCACTGGTGCACCGTTGCGTCCGCTCGAGATCAAGCCGGTCGCCGTGAAGCTCAACGAAACGTTGCCCGTGAGGATTTCTGCTCCGGACCTGTGCGGCCGTTTCTCAGGGCGCGTGATTCGCGGCGTCAATGCACACGCGAAGACGCCGCAATGGATGGTTGAGCGCCTCGAGCGTTCCGGCCAGCGCAGCATTTCCGCCCTCGTCGATATTTCGAACTATGTGATGCTCGAACTAGGCCGTCCGTCGCACGTGTTCGACCTCGACAAGATCCATGGCGGCATCGACGTCCGTTGGGGGCGTCGTGGCGAAACGCTGAAGCTGTTGAACGGCAACACAGTCCAACTCGATGAAACCGTCGGCGTCATCGCGGACGATCAGCACGTCGAAAGTCTTGCCGGCATCATGGGAGGCGACAGCACGGCCGTCACGCTCGACACGACCAACATCTATCTCGAAGCCGCTTTCTGGTGGCCCGACAGCATCCGCGGCCGCGCACGCAAGTACAACTTCTCGACGGATGCAGCGCATCGCTTCGAGCGCGGCGTCGACTACTCGACGACCGTCGAGCATATCGAGCGCATCTCGCAACTGATCCTCGACATCTGTGGCGGCGAAGCCGGTCCGGTGGACGATCAGATCGTCAATATCCCGCAGCGGGCATCGGTAAAGATGCGTGTTGCGCGGGCGAACCGGATCATCGGCGTCACGATCAACGCTGATGAAATCGCGGAGATCTTCACGCGTCTCGGCCTCGAATTTGAGCGCGATGGCGAGATGTTTTCGGTGACGCCGCCGTCGTACCGCTTCGACATCGAAATCGAAGAAGACCTGATCGAGGAAGTCGCACGCATTTACGGCTTCGAAAGGATTCCGGCGCGCCCGCCCGTTGCGACGAGCGAAATGCGCCGCACCAACGAAACGCAGCGGTCGATCCACGAGATCCGTCATGCGCTCGCTGCGCGTGACTACGCCGAGACCGTGAACTTCAGCTTCGTCGATGCCGAGTGGGAGCAGGACTTCGCCGGAAACGACAACCCGGTGCGCCTGCTGAATCCGATTGCAAGCCAGATGTCAGTGATGCGCACGACGCTGTTCGGCAGTTTGATCAGCGTGCTGCGCTCCAACCTGAATCGTCGCGCGGACCGCGTTCGTGTGTTCGAGGCGGGCCGTGTCTTCCTGTGCGATCCGTCGATCAAGGCCGGCGAGCTGACGGTCGAAGGTTTCGCGCAGCCGAAGATGGTGGGTGGGCTGGCATACGGACCGGCTCTGGATGAGCAGTGGGGCGCGCCGTCGCGTGCGGTCGATTTCTTCGATGTAAAGGGCGACCTGGAAGCCCTGTTTGCGCCGGCGGTGGCGCGTTTCGTCAAGACCGGGCATCCGGCTCTGCATCCGGGGCGCAGCGCGCGCGTCGAACTGCATGGTCGTGCGGTGGGCTGGATTGGCGAATTGCATCCTCGCTGGATGCAGAAATACGATTTACCGAATGCGCCGATCCTGTTTGAAATTGAAGCTGACGCATTAATGCAGCGCGCTTTGCCGAGCCCGACAGAAGTGTCGAAGTTCCCGCCGGTGCGACGTGATATTGCGGTTGTCGTCGATCAGAAAATCGAGGTTCAGGCGATTCTCGACGAGATCCAAAAGGCGCTTTCCGAGGATGCCTGCAAGACAATCCAGAGGGTTGCGCTTTTCGATGAATTTCGTCCAAAATCAAATACTTCCGGTGGGTTGGCACCCAACGAGAAAAGCCTTGCGTTCCGTGTGACCTTGCAAGATACTGGCGGGACCCTTCAGGATGAAACGGTCGATCTGGCCATTAAAACCCTGGTGGATCGTCTGGCTCGAGTATATGGCGCACGGCTGCGCGGATAA
- a CDS encoding integration host factor subunit alpha, whose protein sequence is MNEMNSSDFEALLTAQRSAMIRDIPTSPASASAETPTLTKAELAELLFDNVGLNKREAKDMVEAFFEVIRDALESGDSVKLSGFGNFQLRDKPQRPGRNPKTGEAIPIAARRVVTFHASQKLKALVESGAEASFARS, encoded by the coding sequence ATGAACGAAATGAACTCGAGTGATTTCGAAGCCCTTCTTACGGCGCAGCGTAGCGCCATGATTCGCGATATTCCGACATCACCCGCCAGTGCGTCGGCCGAAACGCCGACGCTGACCAAGGCCGAGCTTGCCGAGTTGCTGTTCGACAATGTCGGACTCAACAAGCGCGAGGCGAAGGACATGGTCGAAGCGTTCTTCGAGGTGATTCGCGATGCGCTGGAGAGCGGCGACAGCGTGAAGCTGTCCGGGTTCGGCAACTTCCAGTTGCGCGACAAGCCGCAGCGTCCGGGCCGCAATCCGAAGACTGGTGAGGCGATTCCGATTGCCGCGCGTCGCGTCGTGACGTTCCATGCAAGTCAAAAGTTGAAGGCGCTAGTTGAGAGCGGCGCTGAGGCGAGCTTCGCGCGGTCCTAG
- a CDS encoding MerR family transcriptional regulator: MTATIEKVVLPPIPAKRYFTIGEVSELCGVKPHVLRYWEQEFTQLRPVKRRGNRRYYQHHEVLLIRRIRELLYEQGFTINGARNRLDSHGPGQGGPVEMEEQVVEPVAVQPATVVDIDQLRKELLHVIDLLSH; this comes from the coding sequence ATGACAGCGACGATCGAAAAAGTCGTCTTGCCTCCGATTCCAGCGAAGCGCTACTTCACGATCGGCGAAGTCAGCGAACTGTGCGGTGTGAAACCGCATGTGCTGCGCTACTGGGAGCAGGAGTTCACGCAGTTGAGGCCGGTCAAGCGGCGCGGTAACCGACGGTATTATCAGCACCATGAAGTGCTGCTAATCCGACGGATTCGCGAGTTGCTGTACGAGCAGGGTTTTACGATTAACGGCGCGCGCAACCGTCTCGACTCGCATGGTCCGGGACAGGGTGGGCCGGTGGAGATGGAGGAACAGGTGGTTGAACCGGTGGCAGTGCAGCCGGCAACGGTGGTCGATATCGATCAGTTGCGCAAGGAGTTGCTGCATGTGATTGATCTGTTGAGTCACTGA
- a CDS encoding rod shape-determining protein, with product MFGFLRSYFPNDLAIDLGTSNTLIYMRGKGIVLDEPSVVSIRQEGGPNGKKTILAVGKEAKEMLGKVPGNIEAIRPMKDGVIADFNITQQMIKQFIRMVHAPRIFAPSPRIIICVPCGSTQVERRAIKEAAHSAGASQVYLIEEPMAAATGAGLPVSEATGSMIVDIGGGTTEVGVISLGGIVYKGSVRVGGDKFDEAIVNYIRRNYGMLIGEQTAEAIKKAIGSAFPGSEVKEMEVKGRNMSEGIPRSFTVSSNEILEALTDPLNQIVSAIKIALEQTPPELGADIAERGIMLAGGGALLRDLDRLLAEETGLPVFVAEDPLTCVVRGSGMALERMDKFGSVFAYE from the coding sequence ATGTTCGGTTTTCTGCGCAGCTACTTTCCCAACGACCTCGCGATTGATCTCGGCACGTCAAACACGCTGATCTACATGCGCGGCAAGGGCATCGTCCTTGACGAACCTTCGGTCGTGTCGATTCGTCAGGAAGGCGGCCCGAATGGCAAAAAGACCATTCTGGCAGTTGGCAAGGAAGCCAAGGAGATGCTTGGCAAGGTGCCGGGCAACATTGAAGCCATCCGCCCGATGAAGGACGGCGTGATCGCCGACTTCAACATCACCCAGCAGATGATCAAACAGTTTATCCGGATGGTGCACGCACCGCGCATATTTGCGCCGTCGCCGCGCATCATTATCTGCGTGCCGTGCGGGTCCACCCAGGTCGAACGACGTGCAATCAAGGAAGCCGCGCATAGTGCGGGCGCGTCGCAGGTGTACCTCATCGAAGAGCCCATGGCCGCCGCAACCGGCGCAGGCCTGCCCGTGTCTGAAGCGACTGGCTCGATGATTGTCGATATCGGCGGCGGCACCACCGAAGTGGGTGTCATTTCGCTCGGCGGCATCGTGTACAAAGGTTCCGTGCGCGTCGGCGGCGACAAGTTCGACGAAGCCATCGTCAACTATATCCGCCGCAACTATGGAATGCTGATCGGCGAACAAACCGCCGAAGCCATCAAGAAGGCAATCGGCTCAGCTTTCCCGGGTTCGGAAGTCAAGGAAATGGAAGTGAAGGGCCGAAACATGTCAGAAGGCATACCACGCAGCTTCACGGTCTCCAGCAATGAGATCCTCGAAGCCCTCACCGATCCGCTGAACCAGATCGTATCGGCGATCAAGATCGCGCTCGAGCAAACGCCGCCGGAACTCGGCGCCGATATCGCCGAGCGCGGCATCATGCTCGCGGGCGGCGGAGCACTTCTGCGCGACCTCGATCGGCTGCTCGCCGAGGAGACCGGTCTACCGGTGTTCGTTGCCGAAGACCCGCTGACCTGTGTCGTGCGCGGCTCGGGCATGGCGCTCGAACGCATGGACAAATTCGGCAGCGTCTTCGCCTACGAATGA
- a CDS encoding ATP-binding protein, which yields MRLTELHRTTGFRLATLFLVLFGVIALLLFGYLYREITGFEQERIDDWLIREHAQLKREAPDELIARFEHQNQFDPRRQRPFGLFDASGKHLAGGLSGDQPAIPVFDKPFSMRLANLPGHPPGRCIAARVPDSRIALQCQNTLELDHFDDELLHALLSTAMITLVIGLIGASLIGISAMRRLDAVTASIEEIVAGNLSRRLPVHSKRDDVDRLVGVVNGMLDEIERLMNEVKGVCDAIAHDLRTPLTRMLGGLERAQRRARTEAEYRAAIDESIVETSGLLRTFNALLRISEIESGVRRAGFTSVDLAAVADDVFEFYEPTAEDRQIAFELQRTVSGPLEIQGDPNLLFEALANLVENAIKFAPHGGLVRITLWHDEKGAGVTVQDNGPGIAPAERDAVLRRFYRGEGSRHTPGSGLGLSLAAAVAGMHGMVLEFHDAAVGCEISLFKPAQSHLADSR from the coding sequence ATGCGCCTGACTGAACTGCACCGCACCACCGGCTTTCGCCTCGCCACGCTGTTTCTGGTGCTGTTTGGCGTGATCGCGTTGCTGCTGTTCGGTTACCTGTACCGCGAGATCACCGGCTTCGAGCAGGAACGCATCGACGACTGGCTGATTCGCGAGCACGCACAGTTGAAACGCGAAGCGCCGGACGAACTGATCGCGCGATTCGAACATCAGAACCAGTTCGATCCGCGCCGTCAGCGTCCTTTCGGCCTGTTCGACGCCAGCGGCAAACATCTTGCCGGGGGCCTTTCGGGCGATCAGCCGGCGATCCCCGTCTTCGACAAGCCGTTTTCGATGCGCCTCGCCAATCTGCCGGGCCACCCCCCTGGCCGATGCATCGCAGCGCGCGTGCCCGATAGCCGCATCGCCCTGCAATGCCAGAACACCCTCGAACTCGACCACTTCGACGACGAACTGCTGCATGCATTGCTCTCCACCGCGATGATCACGCTCGTGATCGGCCTGATCGGGGCGAGCCTGATTGGTATTTCGGCGATGCGGCGGCTCGATGCGGTGACCGCGTCGATCGAAGAAATCGTCGCCGGCAATCTCAGCAGACGTTTGCCGGTGCATTCGAAACGCGACGACGTGGATCGCCTGGTCGGCGTCGTGAACGGGATGCTCGACGAAATCGAGCGCCTGATGAACGAGGTCAAAGGTGTGTGCGATGCGATTGCGCACGATCTGCGCACACCGCTCACGCGGATGCTCGGCGGACTCGAACGTGCGCAACGGCGCGCCAGAACCGAGGCGGAGTATCGCGCGGCAATTGATGAAAGCATCGTGGAAACCAGCGGCCTGCTACGCACTTTCAACGCACTGCTGCGTATTTCGGAAATCGAAAGCGGCGTGCGCCGCGCCGGCTTCACCAGCGTCGATCTGGCCGCCGTCGCCGACGATGTGTTCGAGTTCTACGAGCCGACTGCCGAAGACAGGCAGATCGCCTTCGAACTGCAGCGGACTGTGTCCGGGCCGCTGGAGATCCAGGGCGATCCGAACCTGCTGTTCGAGGCACTGGCGAACCTGGTGGAAAACGCCATCAAGTTCGCGCCGCACGGCGGACTCGTGCGTATCACGCTGTGGCACGACGAAAAAGGCGCTGGCGTGACGGTCCAGGACAATGGGCCGGGCATCGCGCCGGCCGAGCGCGATGCCGTCCTGCGTCGTTTCTATCGCGGCGAGGGCAGCCGCCATACGCCCGGCAGCGGCCTGGGGCTCAGTCTTGCCGCCGCCGTGGCCGGCATGCACGGCATGGTGCTCGAGTTCCATGACGCGGCCGTCGGTTGCGAAATCAGTCTGTTCAAGCCCGCGCAAAGTCATCTGGCAGATAGCCGATGA
- a CDS encoding response regulator transcription factor: protein MSNVLVVEDDEQTLAEIVEALADHGCKVETASTGRDGLMLAVANNYDAIVLDRMLPGGLEGLGMLSALRSAGVLTPVLILSALSAVDERVRGLRAGGDDYLTKPFEFIELTARLDALMRRREAAPGVQEYQVGPLRLDPLKREVTCAGRAVQLLPREYRLLEYLMQHEGQVVSRTMLFEAVWDYRLDERTNVIDVHISRLRKKLDPDGTAPMIDTVRGSGYMLHAPD from the coding sequence ATGTCGAACGTATTGGTCGTCGAGGACGACGAGCAGACTCTCGCGGAGATCGTCGAAGCGCTCGCCGATCACGGCTGCAAGGTCGAAACCGCCAGCACCGGCCGCGACGGTCTGATGCTCGCGGTCGCCAACAACTATGACGCCATCGTGCTCGATCGCATGTTGCCGGGCGGACTCGAAGGGCTTGGCATGCTGTCGGCGTTGCGCAGCGCCGGCGTGCTCACGCCGGTGCTGATCCTGAGCGCGCTGTCCGCGGTCGACGAACGAGTGCGTGGTCTGCGCGCCGGCGGCGACGACTATCTGACCAAGCCGTTCGAGTTCATCGAGCTGACCGCGCGGCTCGATGCGTTGATGCGCCGGCGCGAGGCGGCGCCCGGTGTGCAGGAGTACCAGGTCGGCCCGTTGCGTCTGGACCCGCTCAAACGCGAAGTGACCTGCGCCGGCCGCGCAGTACAGTTGCTGCCGCGCGAGTACCGGCTGCTCGAATACCTGATGCAGCATGAAGGCCAGGTGGTGAGCCGTACCATGCTGTTCGAAGCGGTATGGGACTACCGGCTCGACGAGCGGACCAACGTGATCGACGTGCACATCAGCCGTCTCAGAAAGAAGCTCGACCCGGACGGGACGGCTCCAATGATCGATACCGTGCGCGGTTCGGGGTACATGCTGCATGCGCCTGACTGA